A stretch of Helicobacter pylori DNA encodes these proteins:
- the rseP gene encoding RIP metalloprotease RseP yields the protein MMFIIAVLMLAFLIFVHELGHFVIARICGVKVEVFSIGFGKKLCFFKLFGTQFALSLIPLGGYVKLKGMDKEENEENEINQANDSYAQKSPFQKLWILFGGAFFNFLFAILVYFFLALSGEKVLLPIIGDLEKNALEAGLLKGDKILSINHQKIASFREIRDIVVHSQGELILEIERNNQILEKRLTPKIVAMISESNDPNEMIRYKAIGIKPDMQKMGVVSYSVFQAFEQALSRFKEGVVLIGDSLRRLIMGSASVKELSGVVGIVGALSHANSLSMLLLFGAFLSINLGILNLLPIPALDGAQMLGVVFKNIFHIALPTPIQNALWLAGVGFLVFIMFLGLFNDITRLL from the coding sequence ATGATGTTCATTATAGCGGTTTTAATGCTGGCGTTTTTAATCTTTGTCCATGAGTTAGGGCATTTTGTTATTGCTAGGATTTGCGGGGTCAAGGTGGAAGTGTTTAGCATTGGTTTTGGTAAAAAACTCTGTTTTTTTAAGCTTTTTGGCACGCAATTCGCTTTGTCTTTGATCCCGCTTGGGGGCTATGTGAAATTAAAGGGCATGGATAAAGAAGAAAATGAAGAAAATGAAATTAATCAAGCAAATGATAGCTACGCGCAAAAAAGCCCTTTCCAAAAGCTATGGATACTATTTGGGGGGGCGTTTTTTAATTTTCTTTTTGCGATTTTAGTGTATTTTTTTCTGGCATTGAGCGGGGAAAAAGTCTTACTGCCAATCATTGGCGACTTAGAAAAAAACGCGCTAGAGGCCGGGCTGTTAAAGGGGGATAAAATCCTTTCTATCAACCATCAAAAAATAGCGAGTTTTAGAGAGATTAGAGACATAGTAGTGCATTCTCAAGGCGAGTTAATTTTAGAAATAGAGCGAAACAATCAGATTTTAGAAAAACGCCTAACCCCCAAAATCGTAGCGATGATAAGCGAATCTAATGATCCTAATGAAATGATCCGGTATAAAGCGATAGGCATCAAGCCGGACATGCAAAAAATGGGCGTTGTCTCTTATTCCGTGTTTCAAGCGTTTGAACAGGCCTTGAGTCGGTTTAAAGAGGGCGTTGTTTTGATTGGGGATTCTTTAAGGCGTTTGATTATGGGAAGCGCTTCAGTTAAAGAATTGAGTGGGGTGGTAGGCATTGTGGGAGCGTTAAGCCATGCGAATAGTTTGAGCATGCTTTTGTTGTTTGGGGCGTTTTTGTCTATCAATTTAGGGATTTTAAATTTATTACCCATTCCAGCCTTAGATGGGGCGCAAATGCTAGGGGTCGTTTTTAAAAATATTTTTCATATCGCTTTGCCAACGCCCATACAAAATGCGTTGTGGCTAGCGGGGGTGGGGTTTTTGGTTTTTATCATGTTTTTAGGGCTTTTCAATGACATCACTCGTTTGCTATAA
- a CDS encoding MotE family protein, which yields MRKILLMGLILQALFGEEAAQELLQCSAIFESKKAELKDDLRQLSEKEQSLRILQTENARLLDEKNDLLSKKEKEIDEKLKNLAAKEEAFKTLQTEEKKRLKNLIEENEGILREIKQAKDSKIGETYSKMKDSKSALILENLPTQNALEILMALKPQELGKILAKMDPKKAAALTELWQKPPKENKENKESQKTTDPTPPTPPTPPKEPTLKDPNTKEPAGV from the coding sequence ATGCGTAAAATCTTGTTAATGGGCTTGATTTTACAAGCGCTCTTTGGCGAAGAAGCCGCGCAAGAATTGTTGCAATGCTCTGCGATTTTTGAATCTAAAAAAGCCGAATTAAAAGACGATTTGCGCCAATTGAGTGAAAAAGAGCAGTCTTTAAGGATCTTGCAAACCGAAAACGCCCGCCTTTTAGATGAAAAAAACGATCTGTTAAGCAAAAAAGAAAAAGAAATAGACGAAAAACTGAAAAATTTAGCCGCTAAAGAAGAAGCCTTTAAAACCTTACAAACGGAAGAAAAAAAACGCCTTAAAAATTTGATAGAAGAAAATGAAGGCATTTTAAGAGAAATCAAGCAGGCTAAAGACAGCAAGATTGGCGAGACTTATTCTAAAATGAAAGATTCTAAGTCTGCCTTGATTTTAGAAAATTTGCCCACTCAAAACGCTTTAGAAATTTTAATGGCGCTAAAACCTCAAGAATTAGGCAAAATTTTAGCCAAAATGGATCCTAAAAAAGCGGCGGCTTTGACAGAGTTGTGGCAAAAACCCCCAAAAGAAAATAAAGAAAATAAAGAAAGCCAAAAAACCACAGATCCCACGCCCCCCACACCACCCACGCCTCCCAAAGAGCCAACCCTAAAAGATCCTAACACCAAAGAGCCTGCAGGGGTATGA
- a CDS encoding flagellar export protein FliJ, with product MKKFASVLVQLKTLALEKIERKLESKRLELQQNEREILDKQAQLSAFKNPELGGMSLFLQTQQLKSTLRMEIEYCQQEGENLNKDLKVLEKDYFLANQELEKAKIILENEKQKEQKILEKKEQALLDENAMILHWQKGGLHA from the coding sequence ATGAAAAAATTCGCTTCTGTGTTGGTGCAATTAAAAACCCTTGCGTTAGAAAAAATAGAGCGAAAGCTTGAAAGCAAGCGTTTAGAATTGCAACAAAACGAGCGAGAAATTTTGGACAAACAAGCCCAATTGAGCGCGTTTAAAAACCCTGAGTTGGGGGGAATGAGCCTTTTTTTACAAACCCAGCAATTAAAAAGCACTCTAAGAATGGAGATAGAATATTGCCAACAAGAGGGCGAGAATTTAAACAAGGATTTAAAAGTTTTAGAAAAAGATTATTTTTTGGCTAACCAGGAATTAGAAAAAGCTAAAATCATTTTAGAAAATGAAAAGCAAAAAGAACAGAAAATTTTGGAAAAAAAAGAGCAGGCCCTTTTGGACGAAAACGCCATGATTTTACACTGGCAAAAAGGGGGCTTGCATGCGTAA
- the purA gene encoding adenylosuccinate synthase encodes MADVVVGIQWGDEGKGKIVDRIAKDYDFVVRYQGGHNAGHTIVHKGVKHSLHLMPSGVLYPKCKNIISSAVVVSIKDLCEEISAFEDLENRLFISDRAHVILPYHAKKDAFKEKSQNIGTTKKGIGPCYEDKMARSGIRMGDLLDDTILEEKLKAHFKAIEPFKEAYDLGEDYEKDLREYFKQYTPKIRPFIKDTTSMLIEANQKGEKILLEGAQGTLLDIDLGTYPFVTSSNTTSASACVSTGLNPKAINEVIGITKAYSTRVGNGPFPSEDATPMGDHLRTKGAEFGTTTKRPRRCGWLDLVALKYACALNGCTQLALMKLDVLDGIDAIKVCVAYERKGERLEAFPSDLKGCAPIYQTFKGWEKSVGVRKLDDLEPNAREYIRFIEKEVGVKIGLISTSPEREDTIFL; translated from the coding sequence ATGGCAGATGTCGTTGTGGGGATTCAGTGGGGAGATGAGGGGAAAGGAAAGATTGTTGATAGGATCGCTAAAGATTATGACTTTGTGGTGCGCTATCAAGGCGGGCATAATGCGGGGCATACCATTGTGCATAAGGGGGTTAAGCATTCTTTGCATTTAATGCCCTCAGGGGTTTTATACCCCAAATGCAAGAATATCATTTCTAGCGCGGTGGTCGTGAGTATTAAGGATTTGTGCGAAGAAATCAGCGCATTTGAGGATTTAGAAAATCGTTTGTTTATCAGCGACAGAGCCCATGTGATCTTGCCTTATCATGCCAAAAAAGACGCTTTTAAAGAAAAATCTCAAAACATCGGCACGACTAAAAAAGGCATAGGCCCTTGCTATGAGGATAAAATGGCCAGGAGCGGGATAAGAATGGGGGATTTATTAGACGATACCATATTAGAAGAGAAACTAAAAGCGCATTTCAAAGCTATTGAGCCTTTTAAAGAAGCGTATGATTTGGGCGAGGATTACGAAAAAGATTTGAGAGAGTATTTTAAACAATACACCCCAAAAATCCGCCCCTTTATCAAAGACACGACAAGCATGCTGATAGAAGCGAACCAAAAGGGTGAAAAAATCCTGCTAGAAGGGGCGCAAGGCACGCTTTTAGACATTGATTTAGGGACTTACCCTTTTGTAACAAGCTCTAACACCACGAGCGCTAGCGCATGCGTGAGCACCGGCTTAAACCCTAAAGCGATCAATGAAGTGATAGGCATCACGAAAGCCTACTCTACTCGTGTGGGTAATGGGCCTTTCCCTAGCGAAGACGCTACACCCATGGGCGATCATTTAAGGACTAAGGGCGCAGAGTTTGGCACGACAACCAAGCGCCCAAGGCGTTGCGGGTGGCTGGATTTGGTGGCTTTAAAATACGCTTGCGCTTTGAATGGTTGTACGCAATTAGCCTTAATGAAATTAGACGTTTTAGACGGGATTGATGCGATTAAGGTGTGCGTGGCTTATGAAAGAAAGGGCGAAAGATTAGAGGCTTTCCCTAGCGATTTGAAAGGTTGCGCACCGATCTATCAAACTTTTAAAGGCTGGGAAAAAAGCGTGGGCGTGAGAAAATTAGACGATTTAGAGCCAAACGCTAGAGAGTATATCCGTTTTATTGAAAAAGAAGTGGGGGTGAAAATTGGTCTTATTTCTACAAGCCCTGAAAGAGAAGACACGATTTTTCTATGA